The Chlorocebus sabaeus isolate Y175 chromosome 9, mChlSab1.0.hap1, whole genome shotgun sequence genome includes a window with the following:
- the CSTF2T gene encoding cleavage stimulation factor subunit 2 tau variant, giving the protein MSSLAVRDPAMDRSLRSVFVGNIPYEATEEQLKDIFSEVGSVVSFRLVYDRETGKPKGYGFCEYQDQETALSAMRNLNGREFSGRALRVDNAASEKNKEELKSLGPAAPIIDSPYGDPIDPEDAPESITRAVASLPPEQMFELMKQMKLCVQNSHQEARNMLLQNPQLAYALLQAQVVMRIMDPEIALKILHRKIHVTPLIPGKSQSVSVSGPGPGPGPGPGLCPGPNVLLNQQNPPAPQPQHLARRPVKDIPPLMQTPIQGGIPAPGPIPAAVPGPGPGSLTPGGAMQPQLGMPGVGPVPLERGQVQMSDPRAPIPRGPMTPGGLPPRGLLGDAPNDPRGGTLLSVTGEVEPRGYLGPPHQGPPMHHASGHDTRGPSSHEMRGGPLGDPRLLIGEPRGPMIDQRGLPMDGRGSRDSRAMETRAMETEVLETRVMERRGMETCAMETRGMEARGMDARGLEMRGPVPSTRGPMTGGIQGPGPINIGAGGPPQGPRQVPGISGVGNPGAGMQGTGIQGAGMQGAGMQGAGIQGGGMQGAGIQGVGIQGGGIQGASKQGGSQPSSFSPGQSQVTPQDQEKAALIMQVLQLTADQIAMLPPEQRQSILILKEQIQKSTGAS; this is encoded by the coding sequence ATGTCGAGTTTGGCGGTGAGAGACCCGGCAATGGATCGATCACTGCGTTCCGTGTTCGTGGGGAACATTCCGTATGAGGCAACTGAGGAGCAGTTAAAGGACATTTTCTCGGAGGTTGGTTCTGTTGTCAGTTTCCGGCTGGTATACGATAGAGAGACGGGAAAACCCAAGGGCTATGGCTTCTGCGAATACCAAGACCAGGAAACCGCGCTTAGTGCCATGCGGAACCTCAATGGGCGGGAGTTCAGTGGCAGAGCGCTTCGGGTGGACAATGCTGCCAGTGAAAAGAATAAGGAGGAGTTAAAGAGCCTCGGGCCTGCAGCGCCCATTATTGACTCACCCTATGGGGATCCCATCGATCCAGAAGATGCCCCTGAATCGATTACCAGAGCAGTAGCCAGTCTCCCCCCGGAGCAGATGTTTGAGCTGATGAAGCAGATGAAGCTCTGTGTCCAAAacagccaccaggaagctcgaaaCATGTTACTTCAAAATCCACAACTGGCTTATGCGCTGTTGCAGGCGCAAGTAGTGATGAGAATCATGGATCCAGAGATTGCTCTGAAAATTCTTCATCGGAAGATACATGTCACACCACTGATCCCAGGCAAATCTcagtctgtgtctgtctctggccctggccctggtcctggccctggccctgggctcTGCCCAGGACCTAATGTTCTGCTGAACCAGCAGAATCCACCAGCCCCTCAGCCTCAGCATTTGGCTAGAAGACCTGTGAAGGACATTCCTCCTCTGATGCAGACTCCTATCCAGGGTGGAATTCCAGCTCCAGGGCCAATACCAGCTGCAGTTCCCGGACCTGGTCCTGGTTCCTTAACTCCTGGAGGAGCAATGCAGCCCCAACTTGGAATGCCAGGGGTTGGCCCAGTGCCTTTAGAGCGGGGACAAGTGCAGATGTCAGATCCTAGAGCTCCTATACCTCGTGGACCCATGACTCCTGGTGGTCTACCTCCTCGAGGACTGTTAGGAGATGCTCCAAATGACCCACGTGGAGGGACTTTGCTTTCAGTCACTGGAGAAGTGGAGCCCAGAGGTTATCTGGGTCCACCCCATCAGGGTCCCCCCATGCATCATGCCTCTGGTCATGACACTCGTGGCCCTTCCTCACATGAGATGCGGGGAGGGCCATTAGGAGATCCCAGACTGCTAATTGGAGAGCCCAGAGGCCCCATGATAGATCAAAGGGGTCTACCTATGGATGGTAGAGGTAGTAGAGATTCTCGAGCGATGGAGACTCGCGCCATGGAAACTGAGGTCTTAGAGACACGTGTAATGGAGAGGAGAGGAATGGAGACCTGTGCCATGGAAACCAGAGGGATGGAAGCAAGAGGCATGGATGCAAGAGGATTGGAGATGAGGGGCCCTGTCCCCAGTACAAGAGGTCCTATGACTGGTGGAATTCAGGGTCCTGGTCCCATTAATATAGGGGCAGGTGGCCCTCCTCAGGGACCCAGACAGGTCCCAGGCATTTCAGGGGTGGGGAATCCTGGAGCTGGTATGCAGGGTACAGGCATACAAGGAGCAGGCATGCAGGGAGCAGGCATGCAAGGGGCAGGCATACAAGGAGGAGGGATGCAGGGGGCAGGCATACAAGGAGTGGGTATACAAGGAGGAGGCATACAGGGGGCAAGCAAGCAAGGTGGAAGCCAGCCTAGCAGTTTTAGTCCTGGGCAGAGCCAGGTCACTCCACAGGATCAGGAAAAGGCGGCTTTGATCATGCAGGTTCTTCAACTAACTGCAGATCAGATTGCCATGCTGCCCCCTGAGCAAAGGCAGAGTATCCTGATTTTAAAGGAACAAATCCAGAAATCCACTGGAGCTTCTTGA